In Hemicordylus capensis ecotype Gifberg chromosome 3, rHemCap1.1.pri, whole genome shotgun sequence, one DNA window encodes the following:
- the LOC128349540 gene encoding olfactory receptor 52M1-like encodes MPVHYNACFSPSTFSLTGIPQLEAAHVWISIPFCSMYLIAVLGNCTILFIVKTEPSLHEPMYFFLSMLAVVDLVLSSTMPKLFSIFWFDNKEIVFHACLFQMFIIHSFTTIESGFFVAMAFDRYVAICAPLRHKTILTHSVVARIGLAATLRGVLYISPLPLLVHRYRYFLTNVIAHSYCEHMAVVMLSCEDISISDIYGMAIGFLVLILDSLCIGLSYIFIFRAVMSLATLEAWLKTFSTCTSHICAILAFYIPIAVSSLTHRFGHNVAPPAHILLANFYLLIPPVLNPIVYAVRTKEIQKKLAKMLSWARGEARSLMYALWLRFL; translated from the coding sequence ATGCCAGTGCACTACAATGCCTGCTTCAGCCCGTCCACCTTCTCCCTCACAGGCATCCCTCAGCTGGAAGCGGCCCACGTGTGGATCTCCATCCCCTTCTGCTCCATGTACCTCATTGCTGTGCTGGGGAACTGCACCATCCTGTTCATTGTTAAGACTGAGCCAAGCCTCCATGagcccatgtacttcttcctctCGATGCTGGCTGTTGTTGACTTAGTCCTCTCCTCCACCATGCCTAAGCTGTTCAGCATCTTCTGGTTCGACAACAAAGAAATTGTCTTCCACGCCTGTCTCTTCCAGATGTTCATCATCCACTCTTTTACCACCATTGAATCTGGGTTTTTTGTTGCCATGGCATTTGACCGTTACGTGGCCATATGTGCCCCCCTGAGACACAAGACTATCTTAACCCATTCAGTAGTTGCCAGAATTGGGCTGGCCGCTACTCTGCGGGGCGTTCTCTAcatctccccactgcccctgcttGTCCATCGATACAGGTACTTCCTCACCAACGTCATTGCACATTCCTATTGTGAGCACATGGCTGTGGTGATGCTCTCCTGTGAGGACATCTCCATCAGTGACATCTATGGCATGGCGATTGGCTTCCTCGTCCTTATCCTTGACTCCCTGTGCATTGGCTTGTCCTACATCTTTATCTTCCGGGCGGTGATGAGCTTGGCCACCCTGGAGGCCTGGCTTAAGACCTTCAGCACTTGCACTTCACACATCTGTGCCATCCTGGCCTTCTACATCCCCATAGCAGTTTCCTCTCTGACTCACCGGTTTGGCCACAATGTGGCTCCCCCTGCTCATATCCTCTTGGCCAACTTCTACCTCCTCATTCCTCCTGTCTTGAATCCCATAGTCTATGCGGTTAGGACCAAGGAGATCCAAAAGAAGCTGGCAAAGATGCTGAGTTGGGCCAGAGGAGAAGCTAGAAGCCTCATGTATGCCTTGTGGCTACGCTTTCTGTAG